AAGTTTAAGGATGAGATGGTTGAAAAGCTTGATCGAATAGAACAAGAATTAATATTAACACAAGGGCAGAGCGATAGGATAAATGATCATGAAGAAAGAATTTCTGCTTTAGAACAATCGATTGTAAGTTAATTACTTAAGTTGTTGAAGAGTTCCAATTAGAACCAATTGTATCTTCTTTGGGGAGATTTATGAGCGGTTTTATGAGAATAGGATATAATCACTAATGTGACCTCGATAAAACAATCTCTTATAAGTACAATTAAGTTGGTTGTGAGCAGTGATGACACGAAAAGAGACTTTCTGAGTCGGGTACAGAAGGAGAACGTAAGTAGAGAAGAAAATCCCTATACGCATTTTTGTGTATATTTTGCTGCATATGATAATTTCAGTAATCACGTATTTATTGGTCACCACAGAAAATCTGGTCTTTGGTTGTTTAATGGAGGACATATGGATAAGGGAGAACAACCTTTGGAAGCGCTAGAGAGGGAAATGATGGAAGAGTGGGGATCAGTACAAAAGTATAGAAATATACCTTCACTATTAACAGTGACAGAGATAGAGCATCCAGATAGGCAAATTTGCAGGTTTCACTATGATATCTGGTATTTTATTTTGCTTGACATGAACAAGTTTAATCCAGATGAGAACTTACTTGGAAAAGAGTTTTATCAAATTGGCTGGAAAACAATGAGAAATGCTAAATTACTAACTAATGACCCCAATACAAAGATTGCACTAACTTGGCTTGAGAATTTTTGAACCCAGAAGGTCTGACCTTTTGGGGTTATCTCGCAAACGTAAATTTGGACCCATTATGCTGAGATAGCTGAGAAAGGGAGAAGTATTTATTTGCTTGAGCGAATTTGAAGAATACATATATGGTTTTGCTTTATATGTGACTCTCTCTTTACTACTTATTATGTAGAACTCTTATAGCGTCTTGGTCTGCTCCTATGCCCCAAAAACCAGTATACATGTCAGTAAATCTAAATGTTTCCTGATATGTATTTATTATAGATTTTGTCCTAAAAGCTTTTAGTAATTTCTTTTGTCCATCTGTGTTTATGCCTGGCTTTTCATCAGATTCTTCTGGGATGCAATAATAACGACTAAGCTTCATAAACGATTTTTCATCAAAGTTCATTATTCCTGAATCATTAACACCTAACGCATATGTTTGGTATTTTCCTGGGTTTCCTTCGTAGTGTACCTCATAATAATAAATTCTTCTAGCACCTAGGCAAACTTGAACATCATATGGCTCGTTCACATTGTCACTAAAGTGATCTCTTCCTAATCTGATTTTATTACCAGATGGAGTTATAATTATGGGATTAAAATTTTTGTCTGTTGTAGTAATACTAAAATTTTGAACTATTTCTTTGTTGTTAGTTACAGCTTGTATATTGGAATATTTGTTTATGAAAACATACTCAATTCCATCAGTCTCAGGTATATATTGCATTAGGTTTGGTTCCCCAAATTGTTTCTTATAGCTATTAATATGTACACCTGTTGAGAGATTTTCTACTTTTTTAGGAATACAGCCTTATTTCCTACAGTAGCACTATATAAATTAAGTATGACTGGAGCTCCTGTGCTCAAGGTAATTATTGAGTCTAATATAAGCAAGAATAAAACGACTATTACAATTAAGCTTGTTTTTTTCAGCCTATTTTTTATTTGGTATAAGCGATCGTTTTTGTAAATTGCTAATATTTTTTTGTTGTGTAGATTTAACAAATTTAATTGTTCTGAGTACCATAAGTCAATTAGTCATTTTACATTTATATTGGAATATAAGCTAGATAGTTGTTGTTGTACTAGTGCTTGGTAAGTTCGATGTTCCTACAAAAGAACTACTGGTAATTGTATGTGTTCCAACTGGATAATATAGGTTAGGTGGATCTTCGGGTTGGTTTGTGATATTTCTACACATCGTAATAAGAAAAGTTGGTGCAAGCTGGCTATTATTAGTGAGTGGAAATAGTATTGGTTCTGATAGTAATTCATTACAGTAAGTTGAGGATGTTATTGCTATCACGAAAATACCAATGAGAGTAATAGTTTGCTTTTCTAGTTTCATTTTTAGTTATGGTTGATTTAGACATATTATAGCTTAAGAAGCTAAAGCTATCTTACGAACGAAGATCCTATGCTTTTCTCGGATGGAAAATTAATCCCTTCCCTGGTTTTTTGAGGTAGGGTAGCGGATTAACTTTTGAATAGAGGGCGGTTCTTAAGTGAGCGATTGTCGTTATTAAAAGCTTGTTCAAGAACCGTCCCCTATTCAGAAATTCTAACGAGGCAACTATTTGATTGATTTTCCGAAAGATATGTGGAAGTGAAGGTGCTTGGAGTCTTGGTACTCTGAAAAAATATCGAGAAGCGGGTTCTCGAAGTGATTGTTGTAAAATTGCTAGATGAGTAGGAGTAAGAAAACAGTTGTCTTGGCTATTGAGACGAGCTTGGATGAGACATGTGCGGCTATCTCAGTGGAGAACAGAGTTTTTTCCAATGTTATTAGCTCCCAAATAGAGCTGCATCGAAAATATGGTGGAGTTGTTCCAATTATTGCTAAACGCGCACATGAGGAGCGTTTACCACATGTTATAGCTGAAGCTTTTTCGCGAGCTAACTATGTATCTCGCAGATACCACGCTAATAAGTATAATTTTAGTCTAGATAATATTGATGTAATTGCTGTGACGTATGGACCAGGGCAGTCTCTAGCGCTGGGCGTGGGAATTGATCAGGCTCGAGAATTAGCTATAAAATATGACAAGGCGCTGGTTGCAGTTAACCATATGGAGGGTCATTTACTGTCTTCTTTTGTACAAAACTCTACTGGGAAGACAGGGAACGATCTTTCAAGTTTAGCGTTTCCAGCGCTTGGTTTGTTAGTGTCGGGTGGTCATACTATGCTGGTTTTGGTAAAAAATCTGGGTAAGTATAAGGTTTTAGGAGAAACACTCGATGATGCAGCTGGGGAAGCTTTTGATAAAGTAGGTAGAATGCTGGGGATAGGCTATCCAGGGGGTCTAATTGTTGAGCAATTAGCTAAAGAGGGAAATGAAGATAGATTTGATCTACCTGTGCCAATGATAAAACATAAAGGCCTTATGTTTAGTTACTCAGGAATAAAAACATCGGTTCTATATGCAACGGAGAAGCTTAAGAAAGAAAAGCAGTTTAAGGGTAAAGAAATTAAGGATATGGCCGCTGCCTTTCAACGCGTTGTTGCCCGTTCTCTGACTTTTAAATTAGAGCGAGCAATCGCCCAATATAAACCTCAAACTTTGCTTTTAGGTGGTGGGGTTATTTCTAATCTTTATATACGCTCAAAATTAAGGAAAGTTGCTCAAAAAAATGGCATATCTTTATTTACTGCCACAAGCCATAAGTTGTTAACAGATAACGCAGCCATGATTGCGGTGGCGGGGTATCATAAGTTTAGACGGAATGAGCTTGTTGTTGATCCTAATGGGCTTGACCGTGATCCCAATGCAAGTCTATAGATCTACGACTTATAGAAATATTGTAACCTATAATATTTGGTGCTATAATTCTTGCCACTATGCCAAAAGGATTTGGAACACAGGTTGTTGCAGGAATACTAGGACTATTGTTCGTAGTAGGTTTGGTGTTGCTTGGTCGAAGACTTGGTCAAGATCTACGCACAAGATTTTTTGGTGAGACTCGTACAAAGCAACAGCAAATTACACCAACACCTGCAGATATTGCTTTTATAACTCCTACACCAGGTGTGGAAATATCTGGAACACGTGTATATTCGCTTCCTCAAAATAAGTCACAGGTTGTGACGCAAACAAAAGGGGGGATTCAAGAGATCCCTAAGACGGGAGCTGAAACGTTGCTTTTATCTTCGTTATTGTTGCCAGCCGGCTGGTATATCCGCAGAAAAATATAATCCTCCTACGGCGGGCAGGTCTGCTTTTGCTTTGTTCGTAAGATTAGGTATAATGGTTTAATGGGTATTAAATGGGCGTGTAGACATCTGTTTACACCGCATTACTCCAATAATCATCGAGCAAGGTTATTGCACTCTTCGAGTGTATTAGGATATTTGGCACTATTTGTAATTGTTCAGTTTTTCTTAAATTTTGTTCATAGTATAAATCCTAATATCTTAGGCTATGCAACGGACGTATCAGTAATTGAGCTATTGACTGAAACGAATAATCAACGAGTTGAACATGGATTAGCTCCACTTGAGCTGAATGAAAAACTGTCAAAAGCTGCACATGCTAAAGCTGAGCACATGTTTGCTAATAATTATTGGGCCCATACTGCTCCAGATGGCTCTACACCCTGGGTATTTATTTTGGGCGAAGATTATGAATATCTAGTTGCAGGAGAAAACTTAGCAAAGAATTTTGATCATTCTACCGGAGTAGTCGATGCCTGGATGAACTCACCAAGTCATAGGGAAAACTTACTGAAAAATGACTATAGTGATATTGGGTTTGCGATTGTTGATGGGGTGTTACAAAATGAAGAAACTACGTTGGTCGTGCAGATGTTTGGCACTGAAAAAGGAGCTAAAATATCCCAGATTGATGTAAGCGTTGCTGGTGCTAG
Above is a genomic segment from Candidatus Roizmanbacteria bacterium CG_4_9_14_0_2_um_filter_38_17 containing:
- the tsaD gene encoding tRNA (adenosine(37)-N6)-threonylcarbamoyltransferase complex transferase subunit TsaD is translated as MSRSKKTVVLAIETSLDETCAAISVENRVFSNVISSQIELHRKYGGVVPIIAKRAHEERLPHVIAEAFSRANYVSRRYHANKYNFSLDNIDVIAVTYGPGQSLALGVGIDQARELAIKYDKALVAVNHMEGHLLSSFVQNSTGKTGNDLSSLAFPALGLLVSGGHTMLVLVKNLGKYKVLGETLDDAAGEAFDKVGRMLGIGYPGGLIVEQLAKEGNEDRFDLPVPMIKHKGLMFSYSGIKTSVLYATEKLKKEKQFKGKEIKDMAAAFQRVVARSLTFKLERAIAQYKPQTLLLGGGVISNLYIRSKLRKVAQKNGISLFTATSHKLLTDNAAMIAVAGYHKFRRNELVVDPNGLDRDPNASL